Proteins encoded in a region of the Thermoanaerobaculia bacterium genome:
- a CDS encoding glycosyltransferase family 2 protein, producing the protein MSSAPFVTVILPVRNESGFIARSLGAVLAQDYDPRRMEVIVADGMSCDDTRKIVARCAAAVPEIPVSIVDNPEGIVPTGMNGAIAAARGDVIVRVDGHTIVEPDYVRRCVEGLRRSGAQNVGGRMTAVGEGAFARAVAAATSSRFGVGGARFHYSGREEWVDTVYMGAWPRAVLEDLGGFDPEMVRDQDDELNYRLRARGGRILLSPLVRSRYFNRPTIRSLARQYFQYGFWKVRVMQKHPRQMRPRQFAPPALAAALAGTAAAALAWRPAAWALAAVGAAYAAGNLAASAGAARRCPSSALLLPVAFATLHLSYGFGFLAGLARFWNRWDVRRMFGARPTEEVPWSSRFPSTDRRSRTRKSPKSSHRSAPAG; encoded by the coding sequence ATGAGCTCCGCGCCGTTCGTGACGGTCATCCTGCCGGTCCGGAACGAGTCCGGCTTCATCGCCCGGAGCCTCGGCGCCGTCCTGGCGCAGGACTACGACCCGCGGCGGATGGAGGTCATCGTCGCCGACGGAATGTCGTGCGACGACACGCGCAAGATCGTCGCGCGCTGCGCGGCCGCCGTCCCGGAGATCCCGGTTTCGATCGTCGACAACCCGGAGGGAATCGTCCCGACGGGGATGAACGGGGCGATCGCGGCCGCGCGCGGCGACGTGATCGTCCGCGTCGACGGGCACACGATCGTCGAGCCCGACTACGTTCGCCGCTGCGTCGAAGGGCTCCGGCGCTCGGGCGCGCAGAACGTCGGCGGGCGCATGACTGCCGTGGGCGAAGGGGCCTTCGCGCGCGCGGTCGCCGCGGCGACGAGCTCGCGCTTCGGCGTCGGCGGCGCGCGGTTCCATTACTCCGGCCGCGAGGAATGGGTGGATACCGTCTACATGGGGGCGTGGCCCCGCGCCGTCCTCGAGGATCTCGGCGGGTTCGATCCCGAGATGGTCCGCGACCAGGACGACGAGCTCAACTACCGGCTGCGCGCCCGGGGCGGGCGGATCCTCCTCTCGCCGCTCGTCCGGTCGCGGTACTTCAACCGGCCGACGATCCGGTCGCTCGCGCGGCAGTATTTCCAGTACGGGTTCTGGAAGGTCCGCGTGATGCAGAAGCACCCGCGCCAGATGCGCCCTCGCCAGTTCGCCCCTCCCGCGCTCGCCGCGGCGCTCGCGGGGACGGCCGCGGCTGCGCTCGCGTGGCGCCCGGCGGCGTGGGCGTTGGCGGCCGTCGGAGCGGCGTACGCCGCCGGGAATCTCGCCGCGTCGGCCGGCGCGGCGCGCCGTTGCCCGTCGAGCGCGCTCCTCCTTCCCGTCGCCTTCGCGACGCTGCATCTTTCCTACGGGTTCGGGTTCCTCGCGGGGTTGGCACGATTCTGGAACCGGTGGGATGTCCGCCGGATGTTCGGCGCTCGCCCCACGGAGGAGGTTCCATGGAGCTCACGGTTCCCTTCCACCGACCGCAGATCACGGACTCGGAAATCGCCGAAGTCGTCGCATCGCTCCGCTCCGGCTGGCTGA
- a CDS encoding DegT/DnrJ/EryC1/StrS family aminotransferase, with protein sequence MELTVPFHRPQITDSEIAEVVASLRSGWLTTGPQVRRFESEFAAAVGARHAVALNSCTAALHLAVEAVGLKRGEAVLVPTMTFAASAEVVRYRGAIPILVDVDPVTLHLDLGDAERKIDRFRRGALPPAVSRATRVAGIMPVHVGGVMMDIARVRRFAQARGLWVIEDAAHAFPAAWRPDPEEPWQRCGEDTADVTCFSFYANKTITTGEGGMAVTRDESLSDRMRLMSLHGLSHDAWGRYTGSGAWDYRILAPGYKYNMTDLAAAIGVAQLQRAEEMRRAREDRARRYLDLLRGIDEIELPADEPDRLHAWHLFPIRLRTEALAVSRDEFLAELRRQGVGTSVHWRPLHLHPYYEETFGWTRSDFPSASRVWERLVSLPLYPDLGDEEQDHVVGRIEALCRRHAASAVAAVAGAGAGT encoded by the coding sequence ATGGAGCTCACGGTTCCCTTCCACCGACCGCAGATCACGGACTCGGAAATCGCCGAAGTCGTCGCATCGCTCCGCTCCGGCTGGCTGACGACCGGACCGCAGGTCCGCCGGTTCGAATCGGAGTTCGCCGCCGCGGTGGGCGCCCGGCACGCCGTCGCGCTCAATTCCTGCACCGCCGCGCTGCACCTCGCCGTGGAGGCGGTCGGTTTGAAGCGCGGCGAGGCGGTGCTCGTCCCGACGATGACGTTCGCGGCCTCGGCCGAGGTCGTCCGCTATCGGGGGGCGATCCCGATCCTGGTCGACGTCGACCCCGTGACGCTTCATCTCGACCTCGGCGACGCCGAGCGGAAGATCGACCGGTTCCGGCGCGGCGCGCTGCCGCCGGCGGTCTCGCGAGCGACGCGCGTCGCCGGGATCATGCCGGTCCACGTCGGCGGCGTGATGATGGACATCGCGCGGGTGCGGCGATTCGCGCAGGCGCGCGGCCTCTGGGTCATCGAGGACGCGGCGCACGCGTTCCCGGCCGCCTGGCGCCCCGATCCGGAGGAGCCGTGGCAGCGCTGCGGCGAGGACACGGCGGACGTGACCTGCTTCTCCTTCTACGCGAACAAGACGATCACGACCGGGGAGGGCGGGATGGCGGTCACCCGCGACGAGTCGCTTTCCGACCGCATGCGGCTGATGTCGCTCCACGGCCTTTCGCACGACGCCTGGGGGCGCTACACCGGCAGCGGCGCATGGGACTACCGGATCCTCGCCCCCGGCTACAAGTACAACATGACCGATCTCGCGGCCGCGATCGGCGTCGCGCAGCTCCAGCGCGCCGAGGAGATGCGCCGCGCGCGCGAGGATCGCGCCCGGCGCTATCTCGACCTCCTGCGAGGAATCGACGAGATCGAGCTCCCCGCCGACGAGCCGGACCGCCTCCACGCGTGGCACCTCTTTCCGATCCGGCTCCGGACGGAAGCGCTCGCCGTTTCCCGCGACGAGTTCCTGGCCGAGCTCCGCCGGCAGGGCGTGGGCACGTCGGTGCACTGGAGACCGCTCCATCTGCACCCGTACTACGAGGAGACGTTCGGCTGGACGCGGTCCGACTTCCCGTCGGCGTCGCGCGTGTGGGAACGGCTCGTCAGCCTGCCTCTCTATCCGGACCTCGGCGACGAGGAGCAGGATCACGTGGTCGGGAGGATCGAGGCGCTCTGCCGGCGGCACGCGGCGAGCGCCGTTGCCGCCGTGGCGGGCGCCGGCGCGGGGACGTGA